The following are encoded in a window of Telmatobacter sp. DSM 110680 genomic DNA:
- a CDS encoding universal stress protein — protein sequence MYKKIMIAFDESAAAKRALSSAVELAKELKADLRLLTVSEPLPVYAAFMDSELPGARQALLEERNAFYKDLQSKGIKHAEEHGIAVEGIIVEGEEVQAIVDQIADWGADLLVIGRRHHSGAVSRIWGGTVHNVAERIQCSILAV from the coding sequence GTGTACAAGAAAATCATGATCGCCTTCGATGAATCGGCAGCAGCGAAGCGCGCACTGTCGAGCGCGGTTGAGCTGGCAAAAGAGTTGAAGGCGGACCTGCGACTCTTGACCGTAAGTGAGCCCCTCCCTGTCTATGCAGCGTTTATGGACTCTGAGTTGCCTGGAGCGCGCCAGGCGCTACTCGAAGAACGTAATGCGTTTTACAAAGACTTACAAAGCAAGGGGATAAAACACGCGGAAGAGCACGGTATCGCTGTTGAGGGAATAATTGTCGAAGGCGAAGAAGTGCAGGCCATTGTCGATCAGATCGCAGACTGGGGCGCAGACCTTCTGGTGATCGGCCGACGCCACCACTCCGGCGCAGTCTCGCGCATTTGGGGCGGTACCGTGCATAACGTTGCGGAAAGGATCCAATGCAGCATTTTGGCAGTCTAA
- a CDS encoding recombinase family protein, whose translation MKRAALYTRVSSCDQHPETQVLDLRQMAVQRDYEIVAEYTDKISGTKAKRPGLDQMMADARRGRFDVLLVWASDRIARSVKHFLDVLDELNRIGVEFVSFRENLDTGGPLGRAIVVIIGAIAELERSLIVERVRAGMRRARLEGQRIGRAPLVLDNLAIRQDRQRGLSLRQIAKGHSVSTATIQRELRKHATTPGEHAA comes from the coding sequence ATGAAGCGCGCCGCGCTCTACACGCGCGTCAGCAGCTGCGATCAGCATCCCGAAACCCAGGTACTGGATCTACGCCAGATGGCGGTTCAGCGCGACTATGAGATCGTTGCCGAGTACACCGACAAGATCAGTGGCACGAAGGCCAAGCGGCCGGGGCTTGACCAGATGATGGCCGATGCCCGCCGCGGCCGGTTCGACGTCCTCCTGGTCTGGGCTTCGGACAGAATCGCCCGGTCGGTGAAGCACTTCCTGGATGTGCTCGATGAACTCAATCGGATCGGAGTCGAGTTCGTTAGCTTCCGGGAAAACCTCGACACAGGCGGCCCGCTGGGCCGCGCGATAGTGGTCATCATCGGCGCCATCGCTGAGTTGGAACGCTCGCTGATCGTCGAAAGAGTGCGCGCCGGCATGAGGCGCGCTCGGCTCGAAGGCCAACGAATCGGCCGAGCGCCGCTGGTACTGGACAACCTCGCTATCCGACAAGACCGTCAGCGTGGCCTGAGTCTTCGCCAGATCGCCAAAGGCCACAGCGTCTCGACTGCCACTATCCAACGTGAGCTCCGCAAGCATGCTACAACACCAGGAGAGCATGCCGCATGA
- a CDS encoding plasmid partition protein ParG, producing MRPIKTKEGIGLKRLNVNITEELHRRFKSATAAQGLEMTDLILEWIQKYVDKNGLVAPKKGRRA from the coding sequence GTGAGACCGATCAAAACCAAGGAAGGAATAGGGTTAAAACGCTTGAACGTAAATATTACTGAAGAGCTTCACCGCCGCTTCAAGTCCGCAACCGCAGCGCAAGGCCTCGAGATGACCGATCTGATTCTGGAATGGATCCAGAAGTATGTCGACAAGAATGGACTTGTCGCTCCGAAGAAGGGACGGCGCGCATGA
- a CDS encoding CusA/CzcA family heavy metal efflux RND transporter yields MINRIVQFALRQRMFVLLLVAFITVGGAISFVHMPVDAYPDLSPPMVEIITQWPGHASEEIERLVTVPTEVEMNGVPKMSVMRSISLYGLSDVILTFDDGTDDYFARQVVFQRLSEVTYPTGVTPSLSPLASPSGLVYRYVLESPDRTPQELKTFEDWVIERQYKQVAGVADDSGFGGTVMQYQVVLDPARLYAYHLTVPAVIQQLSVNNSNAGGGFYPQGGQIYYVRGLGLIRDTSDVGNVVVGSQNGVPIRIRDVGDVVIGNAPRLGQFGFNKTDDAVEGVIMMRRGEQTQDVLKGVEAKTQELNQSILPPDVKVRPYYDRSDLVDLTISTVEHNMLLGMVLVFLVLMAFLVSVRAAVIVALTIPLSLLFSFIFLHAQGIPANLLSIGAIDFGILIDGTLVMVENIFRELGAREGQTYDLHDVIIEAAKDVDRPIFYSVAVIIAGYLPIYALGGPSGKLFKPMADTVAIALVGALILTLTLVPVLCAYWFKGGVHERVNKPFEWVRDRYAVQLEWCLDRPKTTLFGAILILAATLLLIPFIGGEFMPHLDEGALWVRATLPYTVSFETASNFSPQVRNILLKYPMVTDVGSELGRPDDGTDPTGFFNDEFYVGLKPYSDSSWKMGKIHNKAELTEDIQSQLQAFPGVIFNYTQPAEDAVDEALTGLKSALAVKIYGPDLNVLQSQALEIKRRLSQVPGFTELTVVRELGQPSLIIGVDRDKIARYGINVADVEAIVQAAVGGQAATQVIQGEKLFDLVVRMKPEFRENAHEIGNLLVGTPTGQQIPLSELSDIHESGGASFIYRENNSRYIGVQYSIEGRDLQSAVHEGQRSIADIAKSLPPGYQLTWGGEYGELLQAEKQMEYIGPMAVLIIFMILFALYGNFKFPITIAIGVIMTVPVGALIALKLTHTSFSASSALGLLALMGVSVETAVILVSYINKLRLEGKDIRTATREASLLRLRPIMMTALVACLGLLPAALSTGIGSDTQKPFAIVIVAGLISRLFLGFFVNPVLYEMVAHDGDILQV; encoded by the coding sequence ATGATTAATCGCATCGTGCAATTCGCTCTGCGGCAACGGATGTTTGTCTTGCTGTTAGTTGCCTTTATCACCGTCGGTGGTGCCATCTCATTCGTCCACATGCCGGTGGATGCCTATCCTGATCTCTCGCCGCCGATGGTTGAGATCATCACCCAGTGGCCGGGACATGCATCGGAAGAAATCGAGCGCCTCGTCACCGTTCCCACCGAAGTGGAGATGAACGGCGTCCCGAAGATGTCCGTCATGCGCTCGATCTCGTTGTACGGACTCTCAGACGTCATTCTGACCTTTGACGATGGCACCGACGATTACTTCGCGCGCCAGGTTGTGTTTCAGCGACTCAGCGAGGTCACCTATCCCACCGGAGTAACCCCCTCTCTATCGCCGCTTGCGAGCCCGTCTGGGCTCGTCTATCGATATGTTCTCGAGAGCCCTGACCGCACGCCTCAGGAGTTGAAGACCTTTGAAGACTGGGTGATTGAGCGCCAGTACAAGCAAGTCGCTGGCGTTGCTGACGATTCCGGATTCGGCGGAACCGTCATGCAGTACCAGGTGGTTCTCGATCCCGCCAGGCTTTACGCCTATCACTTAACCGTACCTGCCGTGATTCAGCAGTTGTCCGTAAACAACTCGAATGCGGGAGGTGGATTCTATCCCCAGGGCGGTCAGATCTACTATGTCCGCGGCTTGGGCCTAATCCGTGACACCTCTGACGTTGGCAACGTGGTGGTGGGTTCGCAGAATGGGGTGCCGATCCGCATCCGCGATGTGGGCGATGTTGTCATCGGAAACGCCCCGCGTCTGGGCCAGTTTGGTTTCAATAAAACCGATGATGCTGTAGAGGGCGTCATCATGATGCGGCGCGGAGAACAAACACAGGACGTGCTGAAAGGCGTTGAGGCGAAGACGCAGGAACTGAATCAAAGTATCCTGCCACCCGACGTAAAGGTGCGCCCATACTACGACCGCAGCGATCTTGTAGACCTGACCATCAGCACGGTCGAACACAACATGCTGCTGGGAATGGTCCTCGTCTTTCTCGTACTGATGGCATTTCTGGTGAGCGTCCGTGCAGCGGTGATCGTCGCACTCACGATTCCCCTCTCCTTGCTTTTTTCCTTTATTTTTCTGCATGCGCAAGGAATTCCTGCAAATCTCCTTTCCATCGGCGCCATCGATTTCGGAATTCTGATTGATGGAACCCTGGTGATGGTGGAGAACATCTTCCGCGAGTTGGGGGCGCGCGAAGGCCAGACCTACGATCTGCATGACGTCATCATCGAAGCGGCGAAAGACGTCGATCGTCCCATCTTCTACTCCGTCGCGGTTATCATCGCCGGCTACTTGCCGATTTACGCGCTCGGTGGACCTTCGGGAAAGTTATTCAAACCGATGGCCGACACAGTTGCCATTGCTCTCGTCGGTGCGCTCATCTTGACGCTGACACTGGTTCCCGTCCTGTGCGCCTATTGGTTCAAGGGTGGAGTTCACGAACGCGTAAACAAGCCTTTTGAGTGGGTGAGGGACCGTTATGCCGTGCAGCTTGAGTGGTGCCTCGATCGCCCCAAAACAACTCTGTTTGGCGCCATCTTGATCCTCGCGGCCACCCTCCTGCTCATCCCATTCATCGGGGGAGAGTTCATGCCTCATCTCGACGAAGGTGCACTCTGGGTAAGAGCAACCTTACCGTATACAGTCTCCTTTGAAACAGCGAGTAACTTCTCTCCGCAGGTTCGCAACATCCTATTGAAGTATCCAATGGTGACCGATGTTGGCTCCGAACTTGGCCGGCCAGACGATGGCACTGATCCCACCGGGTTCTTCAATGATGAGTTTTACGTCGGTCTTAAGCCCTATAGCGATTCTTCGTGGAAAATGGGCAAAATCCACAATAAAGCAGAGCTAACTGAAGATATTCAAAGCCAGCTTCAAGCATTCCCCGGTGTCATTTTCAACTACACACAACCCGCCGAAGACGCAGTTGACGAAGCGCTGACTGGACTCAAAAGCGCGCTCGCGGTCAAGATTTACGGACCCGACCTCAATGTTCTTCAAAGCCAGGCGCTCGAAATCAAGCGCAGGCTTTCGCAGGTGCCCGGTTTCACTGAGCTTACGGTTGTGCGCGAACTCGGCCAACCCAGCCTGATTATCGGTGTCGATCGCGACAAAATCGCCCGCTACGGCATCAACGTGGCCGACGTTGAAGCCATCGTTCAAGCGGCCGTAGGTGGGCAGGCCGCTACGCAGGTTATTCAAGGTGAGAAACTATTTGACCTCGTCGTGCGCATGAAGCCAGAGTTTCGTGAGAATGCGCACGAGATCGGCAACCTGCTGGTCGGCACACCGACGGGCCAGCAAATTCCTCTGAGCGAACTCTCCGACATTCACGAATCCGGCGGGGCGTCGTTTATCTATCGCGAGAACAACTCGCGCTATATTGGCGTGCAGTACAGCATCGAAGGGCGCGACCTCCAGAGCGCCGTCCACGAGGGCCAGCGATCCATCGCTGACATCGCGAAATCGTTGCCGCCCGGATATCAGCTCACATGGGGTGGGGAGTACGGAGAATTACTTCAGGCAGAGAAGCAGATGGAATACATCGGCCCCATGGCCGTTCTAATCATCTTCATGATTTTGTTCGCCCTTTACGGGAACTTCAAGTTTCCCATCACCATTGCCATCGGCGTCATCATGACGGTGCCTGTCGGCGCCTTGATTGCACTTAAATTGACCCACACTTCGTTCAGCGCCTCCTCGGCGCTCGGTTTGCTCGCTCTGATGGGCGTTTCGGTTGAAACGGCCGTCATCCTCGTCTCCTACATCAATAAACTTCGCCTCGAAGGGAAAGACATCCGCACCGCAACTCGAGAAGCTTCGCTCTTGCGTCTTCGACCAATCATGATGACGGCCCTCGTCGCTTGCCTGGGACTTTTGCCCGCCGCACTTTCCACCGGAATCGGCTCCGACACGCAGAAGCCATTTGCGATCGTAATCGTAGCGGGCCTCATTTCGCGGCTCTTTCTAGGATTCTTTGTGAACCCGGTGCTGTATGAGATGGTCGCTCATGATGGAGACATCTTGCAGGTCTGA
- a CDS encoding efflux RND transporter periplasmic adaptor subunit: MKNRLIAGQSISCTMAITCLVMLTACHSNDGEQASQMTSFSAKASKSATPQLFTIPQDQMSHVQVVTVEPVTLRRTLRLTGAVAYNAFKTTPVISQVGGPVSRILVVPGEHVKEGQAMLDVSSPDYSQLLDAYLKAADSQRLASKNFSRAQELYAHHAIAEKDLEQAESDRNQAQADLNAAEQGMKILGIKDPSRLANAPSSAQIPVLAPISGEVVERLVSPGQVVQAGQTQAFTISDLSTVWVLANVYQADLAYVQSGDDVVVQTDAYPGSFHGKISYVSPALDPNTRTLQARIIVDNPGEKLKRDMYCTVTVTAGSISNVVAVPDSSVLRDDNNQPFVYVSTGANQFGRRDVDLGESQNGQTRILKGISVGEKVVGDGSLFLQFANSLQH, encoded by the coding sequence ATGAAGAATAGACTTATCGCCGGCCAAAGCATTTCATGCACGATGGCAATCACCTGCCTTGTTATGCTCACCGCCTGCCACTCGAATGACGGCGAGCAGGCAAGCCAGATGACATCGTTCTCCGCGAAGGCTTCGAAGTCCGCGACCCCGCAGCTTTTTACCATTCCACAAGACCAGATGTCGCACGTGCAGGTTGTCACCGTTGAGCCGGTCACGCTCAGACGGACCCTGCGACTAACGGGTGCGGTAGCGTACAACGCCTTCAAGACCACGCCGGTAATCAGCCAGGTTGGCGGCCCGGTGAGCAGGATCCTTGTGGTCCCGGGCGAACACGTGAAAGAGGGTCAGGCAATGCTCGACGTGAGCAGTCCAGACTATTCACAGTTACTTGACGCCTATTTGAAGGCGGCGGATTCGCAACGTCTGGCTTCGAAGAACTTCAGCCGTGCACAGGAACTGTATGCGCACCATGCAATCGCGGAAAAAGACTTGGAGCAGGCTGAGTCCGATCGCAACCAGGCGCAGGCCGATCTGAATGCAGCCGAGCAAGGCATGAAGATTCTCGGAATCAAAGATCCGAGCCGCTTGGCCAATGCTCCTTCATCCGCGCAAATCCCGGTGCTGGCACCTATCAGCGGAGAGGTGGTTGAGCGTCTCGTCTCTCCGGGGCAAGTGGTCCAGGCAGGCCAGACGCAGGCTTTTACCATCTCGGATCTAAGTACTGTCTGGGTGCTGGCAAATGTCTACCAGGCAGACCTCGCATATGTTCAAAGCGGCGACGATGTTGTAGTGCAGACGGATGCCTATCCCGGCAGCTTCCATGGGAAGATCTCCTACGTCTCACCCGCATTGGATCCAAACACCAGGACCTTGCAGGCGCGCATCATCGTCGATAATCCTGGCGAAAAGTTGAAGAGAGACATGTACTGCACCGTTACGGTGACGGCCGGTTCCATCTCAAATGTAGTGGCTGTCCCGGACTCTTCGGTTCTGCGCGACGACAACAACCAGCCGTTTGTATATGTCAGTACTGGCGCAAATCAATTTGGTCGGCGCGATGTCGATCTTGGTGAGAGCCAGAACGGCCAGACACGGATTCTAAAAGGCATTTCCGTTGGAGAGAAGGTTGTCGGTGACGGCAGCTTGTTTCTTCAGTTTGCTAATTCGCTGCAACACTGA
- a CDS encoding helix-turn-helix transcriptional regulator, which yields MSMTINNQEDFHRVQQLVWGKLFGIFIQKGREKRGCTVEEVAHLAGMGPSEWLAVEAGRIPESAAQLRLMAAALQFSKVQLATIIQICRAAWKA from the coding sequence ATGAGTATGACAATTAACAATCAAGAAGACTTCCACCGGGTGCAGCAGCTGGTCTGGGGCAAGCTGTTCGGAATCTTTATTCAGAAGGGCCGCGAGAAGAGGGGCTGCACGGTCGAGGAAGTAGCCCATCTAGCTGGTATGGGGCCATCTGAATGGCTGGCTGTGGAAGCCGGCCGCATTCCAGAGAGTGCGGCACAGTTACGCTTAATGGCCGCCGCCCTCCAGTTCAGCAAGGTGCAATTAGCCACGATTATCCAGATCTGCCGGGCTGCCTGGAAGGCATAG
- a CDS encoding TolC family protein, which yields MRLQRSCSILFISVFIFEIAGRQPLRAQSASPPSPQANTLAQKPGAVTISLNEAIRLALQHNHNVLAARTVIQQNEAEETPANLRPNPVLLGDSQFLPIFQPSQFSADYIDNSAQFDVGLSYLFERGKKRQHRLQAAKDVTAVSRSQVADNERSLAFSVASQFINIELAESTLELATQDLKSFQDTVDIGEARYKAGDVGLDDLLKLKLQMLQFQTDVSAAQLSRVQGLSDLRQLLGYESIDADYDVAGSFDYQPVKGNLEDFQTKGLQNRPDLHAAELGVNAANSQHALQQSIGKRDVTGQISYTHLSYTNNVSLFGQIQLPIFDRNQGEIARTGLAITQAQEQEKYASGQVLTDVRDAFENVRSNDKIISLYKSGYLDNAQQSLEITEFAYKHGAASLLDFLDAERSNRAIQLGYRQALATYLLAIEQLRQAVGTRSLP from the coding sequence ATGCGCCTGCAGCGCTCGTGCTCCATCTTGTTCATCTCGGTATTCATTTTTGAAATCGCAGGTAGGCAGCCTCTTCGTGCGCAGAGCGCATCGCCACCGTCTCCGCAGGCAAATACTCTTGCGCAGAAGCCAGGCGCCGTAACCATTTCGCTCAACGAAGCGATCCGGCTGGCCCTCCAACACAATCACAATGTGCTGGCTGCGCGCACTGTGATTCAGCAGAACGAGGCAGAAGAAACACCGGCCAATCTGCGACCGAACCCGGTTCTCCTAGGCGATTCACAATTCCTGCCTATCTTCCAGCCAAGCCAGTTCAGCGCCGATTACATCGACAATTCCGCGCAGTTCGACGTCGGTCTCAGCTACTTATTTGAACGCGGAAAGAAACGACAACATCGCCTGCAAGCGGCAAAGGATGTGACCGCCGTATCACGATCTCAGGTTGCTGATAACGAGCGAAGTCTTGCCTTCAGCGTGGCTTCGCAATTCATCAATATTGAACTTGCCGAGTCAACGCTCGAACTGGCGACCCAGGATCTGAAGAGCTTTCAAGACACTGTGGACATTGGCGAAGCGCGTTATAAAGCAGGCGACGTAGGTCTCGATGACCTCTTGAAGCTTAAACTGCAGATGCTCCAATTTCAGACGGACGTGTCTGCGGCACAACTCTCCCGGGTGCAAGGACTTTCGGATCTCCGCCAACTACTCGGATATGAGTCTATTGACGCTGACTATGATGTTGCGGGGTCGTTCGATTACCAGCCAGTCAAAGGAAATCTCGAAGATTTTCAAACAAAGGGACTTCAAAACAGGCCGGACTTGCATGCTGCAGAGTTGGGGGTCAATGCCGCGAACAGCCAGCATGCACTACAACAATCTATCGGCAAGCGAGATGTGACCGGGCAAATCAGCTATACCCACCTTAGTTACACCAACAATGTTTCTCTGTTCGGGCAAATTCAGCTTCCCATTTTCGATCGGAACCAGGGGGAGATTGCGCGTACTGGCCTCGCCATCACACAAGCACAGGAACAGGAAAAATATGCGAGCGGACAGGTGCTGACCGACGTGAGGGATGCGTTTGAGAACGTTCGCTCGAACGATAAGATCATTTCCCTCTACAAGTCTGGCTATCTTGACAACGCGCAGCAATCCCTCGAAATCACTGAGTTCGCCTACAAGCATGGCGCTGCCAGCCTGCTTGATTTCCTCGATGCGGAGCGCAGCAATCGAGCCATTCAACTCGGCTACAGGCAGGCGCTTGCAACCTACCTGCTCGCGATCGAACAGCTTCGCCAAGCCGTAGGAACCAGGAGCCTGCCATGA
- a CDS encoding site-specific integrase gives MSLTDQLTDHLAKLTYIGLLDNRRSKMNVDSGYGHKQVNLVQYRRVDGRWQFIRVVRKNGKPDPRLVLIDGEPASSKGGHFYLAWREQGNLKRQAVGSSPREALNAWHVKMGILAGDVEPEPEPETVESKTIDTAIVEYLRDVKATKSAATYKAYKRDLAWFREHRGKHLVSRLDRSDVMSLFAAGREEGLDQKTINKRVVVMLTAMRGAGAEIKLRKGDWPKTTDKQIEVYTPDELRRFFAACTADKRVLFQTFLLTGFRSEEIATLTWSDINYTTGKISVSAKLQWEFTPKSYEIRSVEVPSALLATLKARKRKSTSLLVFPAPKHPTRPDYGGNGVDAHMLEACKEIAFRAGLNCGKCEGTYTVKRSARKKEKLPYSCGTSPRCHHWNRHRWRHTFASNMLPVLGLKKLQLVLGHKDISTTQKYLHLVGENEVREKVEHSFLAAFV, from the coding sequence ATGAGCCTCACTGATCAACTCACTGATCATCTTGCTAAACTCACGTACATCGGCCTTCTCGATAACCGAAGGAGCAAGATGAACGTGGACAGCGGGTATGGTCATAAACAAGTCAACCTCGTACAGTATCGCCGAGTCGACGGCCGCTGGCAATTCATTCGAGTAGTTCGAAAGAATGGCAAGCCCGACCCGCGGCTTGTACTTATTGATGGCGAGCCAGCCAGCAGCAAGGGCGGGCATTTCTATCTCGCCTGGAGGGAACAAGGCAATCTGAAACGCCAGGCCGTTGGTTCGTCTCCCCGCGAGGCGCTGAACGCCTGGCACGTCAAGATGGGAATCCTCGCCGGAGACGTCGAACCAGAGCCTGAACCGGAGACCGTCGAGAGCAAGACGATTGATACTGCAATCGTCGAGTATCTCCGGGATGTAAAAGCTACCAAGAGTGCTGCGACCTACAAGGCATATAAGCGCGATCTGGCGTGGTTCCGAGAACACCGCGGAAAGCACCTTGTCTCTCGTCTTGATCGGTCAGACGTCATGTCCTTGTTCGCTGCCGGGCGCGAGGAAGGACTTGATCAGAAGACCATTAATAAACGGGTGGTCGTGATGTTGACGGCAATGCGCGGCGCCGGAGCCGAAATAAAACTTCGCAAAGGAGACTGGCCGAAGACCACAGACAAACAAATCGAGGTCTACACTCCCGACGAGTTGCGGCGGTTCTTCGCGGCCTGTACTGCGGACAAGCGGGTGCTGTTTCAAACATTCCTTTTGACTGGATTCAGGTCAGAAGAGATCGCCACGCTGACTTGGTCTGACATCAATTACACGACTGGGAAGATCAGCGTGTCCGCTAAGCTGCAATGGGAGTTCACGCCGAAGAGCTACGAGATCAGGTCGGTCGAAGTGCCGTCGGCGCTGCTCGCGACGCTCAAGGCCCGGAAGAGGAAAAGCACGTCGCTTCTGGTGTTCCCTGCCCCAAAACATCCAACGAGACCTGATTATGGAGGCAACGGTGTAGACGCACACATGCTGGAGGCATGTAAGGAGATCGCATTCCGCGCGGGCCTCAACTGCGGTAAGTGTGAAGGAACGTACACAGTTAAGCGATCAGCAAGGAAGAAGGAGAAGTTGCCTTATTCCTGCGGGACTTCGCCACGCTGCCACCACTGGAATCGCCATCGATGGCGGCACACCTTCGCATCGAACATGCTTCCAGTCCTCGGGCTCAAGAAGCTCCAGCTCGTTCTCGGCCATAAAGACATTTCAACCACACAGAAATACCTGCACCTCGTCGGCGAAAACGAGGTACGGGAGAAAGTGGAACATTCATTTTTAGCTGCGTTCGTTTAG
- a CDS encoding AsmA family protein, which yields MRKRILVIVGSVVGVLVIIALILPFVINANRFKPELESQLSSALGRPTTIGNIELALFSGGVRADDFVIADDPAFSHSPFVTAKRVNVGVDLMSLIFSKKLEVKSFTLTEPQVSLIRSRAGDWNFSTLGNSSSSQSAGGKSSATSDSSVPAISVDKLTVSNGVVILGTLSTPGKIHTYQNVELEASNLSYASQFPFTLTLKTPGNGSMKLDGKAGPINVTNTILTPLSAKLNIQKLDLALTGFVDPSTGIAGIVDLDGDLTSDGASAKLNGSLNGQKLKFTAGGSPATVPISIDYATTYFLKNGMGNLTKGDIHVGKALAQLSGDYNTSEAETTLQMKLLGQGMPVPDLEGALPAAGIALPSGASLKSGSLDLNLAINGSVDKLVITGPVNLSNAKLAGFDLKSKLGALSSFTALGKAGSGSDTVVRSLHADLRQDPGGTHAANLKIVVESIGTIAGDANLSASQQLDCKMTANLSGALGVVAAPVALLGKGKSGGGIPFSITGTASNPIFRPDLGSEVGNLAKGLGGLGSATGKGVAGSAKGLLGGVLGKKKSN from the coding sequence ATGCGGAAGCGAATTCTGGTGATCGTAGGTAGTGTTGTCGGCGTCCTGGTGATCATTGCACTCATTTTGCCCTTCGTCATTAACGCGAATCGCTTCAAGCCTGAGCTCGAATCACAATTGAGCAGTGCTTTGGGGCGACCGACAACCATCGGGAATATAGAGCTTGCCTTGTTTTCAGGGGGTGTCCGCGCAGATGATTTCGTCATTGCTGATGATCCAGCTTTTAGCCACTCACCGTTCGTAACAGCAAAGCGCGTGAACGTGGGCGTGGATTTGATGTCGTTGATCTTCTCGAAGAAACTCGAGGTCAAATCGTTCACTCTTACCGAGCCGCAGGTATCGCTGATTCGGTCGCGAGCCGGTGATTGGAACTTTTCGACGTTGGGTAACAGTTCCTCGTCACAAAGCGCCGGTGGCAAGTCTTCAGCGACAAGCGACTCGTCAGTGCCCGCCATCTCCGTCGATAAGTTGACGGTCTCAAACGGCGTCGTGATCCTGGGCACGCTTAGCACTCCTGGCAAGATTCACACCTACCAGAATGTCGAACTCGAAGCTTCAAACCTTTCCTATGCTTCGCAGTTTCCTTTTACATTGACGCTCAAAACGCCTGGGAACGGCTCGATGAAACTGGACGGCAAGGCCGGCCCGATTAATGTGACGAACACCATTCTGACGCCCCTTAGCGCCAAGCTGAACATTCAGAAACTCGACTTGGCCTTGACAGGTTTCGTGGATCCGTCGACTGGCATCGCCGGGATCGTCGACCTCGACGGAGACCTCACATCTGACGGCGCATCAGCAAAACTAAACGGCTCATTGAATGGGCAGAAACTGAAATTCACAGCGGGCGGATCACCGGCAACTGTGCCAATCTCGATTGACTATGCCACGACCTACTTTCTCAAAAACGGCATGGGTAATCTGACGAAAGGCGATATACACGTTGGGAAAGCACTCGCACAGTTGAGCGGCGACTACAACACGTCAGAAGCGGAAACAACTCTGCAGATGAAATTGCTTGGTCAGGGCATGCCGGTACCCGATCTTGAAGGAGCGCTTCCAGCAGCCGGAATTGCACTCCCGTCTGGCGCTTCGCTGAAGTCCGGATCCCTCGATCTGAACCTCGCGATCAACGGATCCGTGGATAAGCTTGTCATCACCGGTCCGGTTAACCTGTCGAACGCGAAGCTGGCTGGATTTGACCTCAAATCAAAGCTCGGAGCTCTGTCTTCCTTCACTGCTCTCGGCAAAGCAGGCAGTGGCTCGGACACCGTAGTCCGCTCGCTCCATGCGGATCTTCGCCAGGATCCGGGCGGAACACACGCCGCAAATCTCAAGATCGTAGTGGAGTCAATCGGCACGATCGCCGGAGACGCCAACTTGAGCGCCTCTCAACAACTCGATTGCAAAATGACGGCCAATCTCTCGGGCGCGTTGGGAGTGGTGGCCGCTCCGGTCGCTCTTCTCGGCAAAGGCAAATCGGGTGGCGGTATCCCGTTCAGCATAACGGGAACAGCTTCAAACCCAATCTTCAGGCCCGATTTGGGTTCCGAGGTGGGGAATCTGGCCAAAGGCCTGGGAGGGCTGGGTAGTGCAACGGGCAAGGGTGTGGCCGGTTCCGCAAAAGGTCTCCTCGGAGGAGTGCTCGGCAAGAAGAAATCCAACTAA
- a CDS encoding ester cyclase produces the protein MSETNRLSNIELMRTLDNAWNAQDWDTFEKRHTADTVVFWPGQVEPTRGRHNHKAESVEFFKTFPDNHLINNPYKVEIAQGDWTCTVAEFTGTMRGPMKGADGKMIAPTNKKFHIEFCTVAHWKDGEIVEEKLFYDLIGLLKQIGVM, from the coding sequence ATGTCAGAAACAAACAGGTTGAGCAACATCGAACTCATGCGTACACTCGATAACGCATGGAACGCGCAAGATTGGGATACGTTTGAAAAGAGGCATACCGCGGACACTGTTGTATTTTGGCCGGGCCAAGTAGAGCCTACCCGCGGCCGCCACAATCACAAGGCGGAGTCGGTCGAGTTCTTCAAGACGTTTCCCGACAACCATCTAATCAATAATCCCTATAAAGTTGAGATTGCTCAGGGTGATTGGACCTGCACGGTTGCGGAATTTACGGGCACGATGCGCGGTCCGATGAAGGGTGCCGATGGGAAGATGATCGCGCCGACCAACAAGAAATTCCATATAGAGTTCTGCACCGTCGCGCATTGGAAGGACGGCGAGATCGTAGAAGAGAAGCTCTTCTACGACCTAATCGGATTGTTGAAACAGATTGGTGTTATGTGA